Proteins encoded within one genomic window of Kibdelosporangium phytohabitans:
- a CDS encoding DUF485 domain-containing protein, whose translation MSTSERTGPDTATWREVQDSADFAELRRRLRRFVFPMTGFFLVWYLAYVLLADYAHGFMSTRLFGNVNVALVLGILQFVSTFVITTLYVRYANRKLDPQAEKIRAEIESKGVGE comes from the coding sequence ATGAGCACATCGGAGCGAACCGGTCCCGACACAGCCACGTGGCGTGAAGTGCAGGATTCCGCTGATTTCGCCGAACTGCGGCGCAGACTCCGCAGGTTCGTCTTCCCGATGACCGGATTCTTCCTGGTCTGGTATCTGGCGTACGTGCTGCTGGCCGACTACGCACACGGTTTCATGTCGACGCGGCTGTTCGGCAACGTCAATGTCGCGCTCGTGCTCGGGATCCTGCAGTTCGTGTCCACCTTCGTGATCACCACGCTCTACGTCAGGTACGCCAACCGGAAGCTCGATCCGCAGGCCGAGAAGATCCGCGCGGAGATCGAATCCAAAGGGGTGGGCGAATGA
- a CDS encoding cation acetate symporter, translating to MTVAQGVAGSSPALNISIFGAFAVITLVVVFRASRNTRTAADYYAAGRAFTGPQNGIAISGDYLSAASFLGIAGAIAVNGYDGFLYSIGFLVAWLVALLLVAELLRNTGKYTMGDVLAFRMRQRPVRAAAAVSTLSVSFFYLLAQMAGAGGLVALLLGISNPAGQAAVIAVVGVIMIVYVLVGGMKGTTWVQIIKAALLIVGAAGITVWVLARFGFNLSALLGGAAQKGGQSVLDPGMQYGKTPTSQLDFVSLALALVLGTAGLPHILMRFYTVPTAKEARRSVVWAIWLIGIFYLFTLVLGYGAGALVGPQAIKAAPGGANSAAPLLADALGGPVLLGFIAAVAFATILAVVAGLTITASASFAHDVYANVIKKGEADPAKEVKVARITALVIGAVAIAGGIVANGQNIAFLVALAFAVAASANLPTILYSLFWKRFNTSGALWSIYGGLGVCVLLIVFSPAVSGSSSAMFKNADFDLFPLANPGIVSIPVSFFLGWLGTVLAKERDDAKYAEMEVRALTGVGAEKATHH from the coding sequence ATGACCGTCGCCCAGGGCGTCGCCGGGTCGAGTCCGGCACTGAACATTTCGATCTTCGGCGCGTTCGCAGTGATCACTTTGGTCGTGGTGTTCCGGGCGAGCAGAAACACCCGGACGGCGGCTGACTACTACGCCGCCGGTCGTGCGTTCACCGGTCCGCAGAACGGGATCGCGATTTCCGGTGACTACTTGTCGGCGGCGTCGTTCCTGGGTATCGCGGGTGCGATCGCGGTGAACGGCTACGACGGTTTCCTCTATTCGATCGGTTTCCTGGTCGCGTGGCTGGTGGCGTTGTTGCTGGTCGCGGAACTGCTGCGGAACACCGGCAAATACACGATGGGTGACGTGCTCGCGTTCCGGATGCGCCAGCGACCGGTCCGCGCGGCGGCCGCGGTGTCGACGCTCTCGGTCAGCTTCTTCTACCTGCTCGCGCAGATGGCAGGCGCCGGTGGCCTGGTCGCGCTGCTGCTGGGCATCAGCAACCCAGCCGGGCAGGCGGCGGTGATCGCCGTCGTCGGCGTGATCATGATCGTGTACGTCCTCGTCGGCGGCATGAAAGGCACCACGTGGGTGCAGATCATCAAGGCCGCGCTGCTGATCGTCGGCGCCGCCGGGATCACCGTCTGGGTGCTCGCGCGGTTCGGGTTCAACCTGTCGGCCCTGCTCGGCGGCGCCGCGCAGAAAGGCGGCCAGTCGGTCCTCGACCCCGGCATGCAGTACGGCAAGACCCCGACGAGCCAGCTGGACTTCGTGTCGCTGGCGCTGGCCCTGGTGCTGGGCACGGCGGGCCTGCCGCACATCCTGATGCGCTTCTACACCGTGCCCACGGCCAAGGAAGCACGCCGTTCGGTGGTCTGGGCGATCTGGCTGATCGGCATCTTCTACCTGTTCACGCTGGTCCTCGGCTACGGCGCGGGCGCGCTGGTCGGGCCGCAGGCGATCAAGGCCGCGCCCGGCGGGGCCAACTCGGCGGCGCCGCTGCTGGCGGACGCCCTCGGCGGGCCCGTGCTGCTCGGGTTCATCGCGGCGGTCGCGTTCGCAACGATCCTCGCTGTGGTCGCGGGGCTGACGATCACAGCGTCGGCGTCGTTCGCGCACGACGTGTACGCCAACGTGATCAAGAAAGGTGAGGCCGACCCGGCCAAGGAGGTCAAGGTCGCGAGGATCACCGCGCTGGTGATCGGCGCCGTCGCCATCGCGGGCGGCATCGTGGCCAACGGCCAGAACATCGCGTTCCTGGTCGCGCTGGCGTTCGCGGTCGCCGCGTCGGCGAACCTGCCGACCATCCTGTACTCGCTGTTCTGGAAGCGGTTCAACACCTCCGGCGCGTTGTGGAGCATCTACGGTGGCCTCGGGGTGTGCGTCCTGCTGATCGTCTTCTCACCCGCGGTGTCCGGCAGCTCGTCGGCGATGTTCAAGAACGCCGACTTCGACCTGTTCCCCCTGGCCAACCCGGGAATCGTGTCCATCCCGGTGTCGTTCTTCCTCGGCTGGCTCGGCACGGTCCTGGCCAAGGAACGCGACGACGCCAAGTACGCCGAGATGGAGGTCCGCGCACTCACCGGCGTCGGCGCGGAAAAAGCCACCCACCACTGA
- a CDS encoding rhodanese-like domain-containing protein: MPNVPAATVNDIPADVTLLDVREQNEWDAGHAPDALHIPMGELAGRLDELPSDQDVYVICRSGGRSARVTAYLNGNGWDATNVDGGMQSWHAAGKAMVSESQTEPQVI; the protein is encoded by the coding sequence ATGCCTAACGTGCCCGCCGCGACCGTCAACGACATCCCGGCCGACGTGACCCTGCTCGACGTGCGTGAACAGAACGAGTGGGACGCCGGGCACGCGCCGGACGCGCTGCACATCCCGATGGGTGAACTGGCCGGGCGGCTCGACGAGCTGCCCAGCGACCAGGACGTCTACGTGATCTGCCGCAGCGGCGGCCGGTCCGCGCGGGTGACGGCGTACCTCAACGGCAACGGCTGGGACGCCACCAACGTCGACGGCGGCATGCAGTCGTGGCACGCGGCGGGCAAGGCGATGGTCAGCGAGTCGCAGACCGAACCGCAGGTCATCTGA
- a CDS encoding DUF4328 domain-containing protein has translation MTWVATPPPGAYPRGRGGQRRRRPYAGPPAYPTPPRWGFPSVAWRWPTSVPGARPEVPAAVDRVRYIAKHAVAMLWLLAGLAVVAAGSEIWRYVLLLRSRYGALSSGVVATSDTFVYAGAILALAVGALAVALTIWWLYVARLAAAEVAGYQPGRTDKQFFWGMLIPGINLVVAGSVFAELEHAAERRDPDDRPKPGKLVKWWWGLWVADGLLMAFTIAWRFRGGVQAQADGVVLATVTDLLGAAVAVLTILLIRRLVKLLAPIDAAALRPMRVVKVTDAPPPELRATRAFGSTR, from the coding sequence ATGACCTGGGTGGCGACCCCGCCACCCGGGGCGTATCCGCGCGGGCGCGGCGGACAGCGGCGGCGCAGGCCGTACGCCGGGCCGCCCGCGTACCCGACGCCGCCGCGCTGGGGTTTCCCCAGCGTCGCGTGGCGGTGGCCGACGTCCGTGCCCGGTGCCCGGCCGGAGGTCCCGGCCGCGGTGGACCGCGTCCGGTACATCGCCAAGCACGCGGTCGCGATGCTCTGGCTGCTCGCGGGCTTGGCCGTGGTGGCCGCCGGGTCCGAGATCTGGCGGTACGTGCTCCTGCTGCGAAGCCGTTACGGTGCGCTGAGCAGCGGTGTCGTGGCCACCTCCGACACCTTCGTCTACGCCGGGGCGATCCTGGCCCTGGCCGTCGGCGCGCTCGCTGTGGCGTTGACGATCTGGTGGTTGTACGTCGCCAGGCTGGCGGCGGCCGAGGTCGCCGGGTACCAGCCGGGACGCACCGACAAGCAGTTCTTCTGGGGCATGCTGATCCCCGGGATCAACCTGGTGGTGGCGGGGTCGGTGTTCGCCGAGCTGGAGCACGCCGCCGAACGCCGCGACCCGGACGACCGCCCGAAGCCCGGCAAGCTGGTCAAGTGGTGGTGGGGCCTGTGGGTCGCCGACGGCCTGCTGATGGCGTTCACGATCGCCTGGCGGTTCCGCGGCGGCGTGCAGGCCCAAGCCGACGGTGTCGTGCTTGCCACCGTCACCGACCTGCTCGGCGCCGCGGTCGCGGTGCTCACGATCCTGTTGATCCGGCGGCTGGTGAAGCTGCTGGCGCCGATCGACGCGGCGGCACTGCGGCCGATGCGTGTGGTGAAGGTGACCGACGCCCCTCCGCCTGAGCTGCGCGCGACCAGGGCTTTCGGTTCCACGCGCTGA
- a CDS encoding RNA polymerase sigma factor has protein sequence MPPRQRAVLVLRIVHDLSIEQVAEAMRCSTGTVRCRSTSPTGWCTGSACTARRAAGRMRSA, from the coding sequence GTGCCGCCCAGACAGCGTGCGGTGCTGGTGCTGCGGATAGTCCACGACCTGTCCATCGAGCAGGTGGCCGAGGCGATGCGCTGCTCGACGGGCACGGTCAGATGTCGGTCTACCAGTCCGACCGGGTGGTGTACCGGATCAGCTTGCACGGCTCGGCGAGCTGCTGGCCGGATGAGGTCGGCCTAG
- a CDS encoding sensor histidine kinase, which yields MSVYQSDRVVYRISLHGSASCWPDEVGLVLASEAIARAHRHTDRVRWVLTAVVVVATVVPVAFMAGWGAVACAAVASAPVYWVLRKPLLVGLVVGLATTVLAAFFVAPLIPAGPLVAIYVIAASSPPLWRMVCVAVAIVGVTVSLVIPGDDDLNTYRYLAIAYVAAYALGTSTRARRAQAAEAAARERTRIAREMHDVITHSVGMMVVQAEAGPVVVGTDPAKAIGAFDAIASTGRGAIAQLREVVHALRSPGVAELPELVTGVASLEVVGRPRPLPSEVDVTVYRVVQESLTNAVRHASASRIQVRIRWQETTVGVDVIDDGRGPSGSHGFGLLGMRERVTACGGTLRTGPGPGGAGFAVHVSLPI from the coding sequence ATGTCGGTCTACCAGTCCGACCGGGTGGTGTACCGGATCAGCTTGCACGGCTCGGCGAGCTGCTGGCCGGATGAGGTCGGCCTAGTCCTCGCGAGCGAGGCGATCGCTCGTGCTCACCGACATACTGACCGCGTGCGCTGGGTGCTGACTGCTGTGGTCGTGGTGGCGACCGTCGTGCCGGTCGCGTTCATGGCCGGTTGGGGCGCGGTCGCGTGCGCCGCGGTCGCGTCCGCGCCGGTGTACTGGGTCTTGCGCAAGCCGTTGCTGGTCGGGCTGGTTGTCGGGCTCGCCACGACTGTGCTCGCGGCCTTCTTCGTGGCCCCGCTGATTCCCGCCGGGCCACTCGTGGCGATCTACGTCATCGCCGCGTCCAGCCCGCCGCTGTGGCGGATGGTGTGCGTCGCCGTGGCCATCGTCGGCGTGACCGTGTCGCTGGTCATCCCAGGCGACGACGACCTGAACACCTACCGCTACCTGGCCATCGCGTATGTCGCGGCCTACGCGCTGGGCACGAGCACCCGGGCTCGACGCGCCCAGGCCGCGGAGGCCGCTGCTCGTGAACGGACACGGATCGCCCGCGAGATGCACGACGTCATCACGCATTCCGTCGGCATGATGGTGGTGCAGGCCGAAGCCGGACCGGTGGTCGTGGGAACCGATCCGGCCAAGGCGATCGGGGCGTTCGACGCGATCGCGTCCACCGGCCGGGGAGCCATCGCCCAGCTGCGCGAGGTCGTGCACGCGTTGCGGTCGCCGGGTGTGGCGGAGCTGCCCGAACTGGTCACGGGTGTCGCGTCGCTGGAGGTGGTCGGACGGCCGCGACCGTTGCCGTCCGAAGTGGACGTGACGGTGTACCGGGTCGTCCAGGAGTCGCTGACCAACGCCGTGCGGCACGCTTCGGCGTCCCGGATCCAGGTCAGGATCCGCTGGCAGGAAACAACAGTGGGGGTCGATGTGATCGACGACGGCCGTGGGCCGTCCGGCAGCCACGGCTTCGGGCTGCTGGGCATGCGGGAGCGGGTGACCGCGTGCGGCGGCACGCTGCGTACCGGGCCGGGGCCCGGCGGCGCCGGATTCGCTGTGCACGTGAGCTTGCCGATCTGA
- a CDS encoding response regulator has translation MMLRVLVVDDQDLFRGGFAMILDAQPDMRVVGEAADGAEAIRVATGLDPDIVLMDIRMPVVDGVRATTEICAKTGAKVIVLTMFDVDEYVYAALAAGASGFLLKDIRRDELVNAIRVVAAGDALLAPSVTRRLIADLARRGHPVPALVTRLGELTDRERDTLRQLARGLSNVEIAAELHVSENTVKTHVSNVLSKLGLRDRAQAVVFAYESGLVIAGES, from the coding sequence CTGATGCTGCGTGTGCTGGTGGTCGACGACCAGGACCTGTTCCGCGGCGGTTTCGCGATGATCCTCGACGCCCAGCCGGACATGCGGGTCGTCGGCGAGGCGGCGGACGGTGCCGAGGCGATCAGGGTCGCGACCGGGCTCGACCCGGACATCGTGCTGATGGACATCCGGATGCCGGTGGTCGACGGCGTCCGGGCCACCACCGAGATCTGCGCGAAGACCGGTGCCAAGGTGATCGTGCTGACCATGTTCGACGTGGACGAATACGTGTACGCGGCGCTGGCCGCCGGGGCGAGTGGCTTCCTGCTCAAGGACATCCGCCGTGACGAGCTCGTGAACGCGATCCGCGTGGTGGCCGCTGGTGACGCGCTGCTGGCGCCGAGCGTGACCCGGCGGCTGATCGCGGACCTCGCACGCCGCGGCCACCCGGTTCCCGCTCTGGTCACCCGGCTCGGTGAGCTGACCGACCGGGAACGGGACACCCTGCGCCAACTGGCCCGCGGATTGTCCAATGTGGAGATCGCGGCCGAGCTGCACGTCAGCGAGAACACGGTGAAGACGCACGTGAGCAACGTGCTGAGCAAGCTCGGCCTGCGGGATCGCGCGCAGGCCGTGGTGTTCGCCTACGAGTCCGGTCTGGTCATCGCGGGCGAGAGCTGA
- a CDS encoding carboxylesterase family protein, translating to MSINVHRGIQYATAARQQPPRLVDDARETGELKVCPQFRDNLSEEYPDGNQVYLDEDCLQLNVWAPRTGGKNPVTVFFHGGASRFGTANEPRYDGTELARGGTVVVTANYRLGLLGAGNNFLRDQITALEWVQKRIGSFGGDPRNVTAMGESEGAFSLSAILATDNPQRLMRRVILQSGSGYLTHASPTPSVDLTGMSTLEILRLQEKMVGENPLTGAVYFGPYIDGELVKRPVVDALRAGNARGVDLLIGTNRDEMRYFAQFDPDILNLTLEQYRAFFPRELDLGTVARAYRGEPNAALAMLTDQTMRVPATRMAEAQRRWGKAYVYQFDWGPAVHTAELPFVFGTMRFTGVPGGQQAHDADPRAAKALSEQMRRAWTSFGRDGNPGWPQYWLRITKIWDTGARLAIAPKDAQRAAWDGYDFAALRIAPS from the coding sequence ATGTCGATAAATGTCCATCGTGGAATCCAGTACGCCACCGCCGCAAGGCAACAACCGCCCCGGCTCGTGGACGACGCGCGGGAAACGGGTGAGCTCAAGGTCTGCCCGCAGTTCCGCGACAACCTCTCCGAGGAATACCCGGACGGCAACCAGGTCTACCTCGACGAGGACTGCCTGCAGCTGAACGTGTGGGCGCCCCGGACCGGCGGGAAAAACCCGGTGACGGTGTTCTTCCACGGCGGCGCGAGCCGGTTCGGCACCGCCAACGAACCCCGCTACGACGGCACCGAGCTGGCCCGCGGCGGCACGGTCGTCGTGACCGCGAACTACCGCCTCGGCCTGCTGGGCGCCGGCAACAACTTCCTGCGCGACCAGATAACCGCACTGGAATGGGTGCAGAAGCGCATCGGATCGTTCGGCGGCGACCCCCGGAACGTCACGGCGATGGGCGAATCCGAAGGCGCGTTCTCGCTCAGCGCCATCCTCGCCACGGACAACCCGCAGCGACTGATGCGCCGGGTGATCCTGCAAAGCGGATCCGGCTACCTGACGCACGCGTCACCGACGCCGTCCGTCGACCTGACCGGCATGAGCACACTGGAGATCCTGCGGCTGCAGGAGAAGATGGTCGGCGAGAACCCGCTGACCGGTGCCGTCTACTTCGGACCGTACATCGACGGCGAGCTGGTGAAACGACCGGTGGTCGACGCGCTGCGGGCAGGCAACGCACGCGGCGTCGACCTCCTGATCGGCACGAACCGCGACGAGATGCGCTACTTCGCCCAGTTCGACCCGGACATCCTGAACCTCACACTGGAGCAGTACCGGGCGTTCTTCCCCCGTGAACTCGACCTCGGCACGGTCGCACGGGCCTACCGCGGCGAACCGAACGCCGCCTTGGCCATGCTCACCGACCAGACCATGCGCGTCCCCGCGACACGCATGGCCGAAGCACAACGCCGCTGGGGCAAGGCGTACGTGTACCAGTTCGACTGGGGCCCGGCCGTGCACACGGCCGAACTGCCGTTCGTGTTCGGCACCATGCGCTTCACCGGCGTTCCCGGCGGACAGCAGGCACACGACGCCGATCCCCGCGCGGCGAAGGCGTTGTCGGAGCAGATGCGACGTGCGTGGACGTCGTTCGGCCGTGACGGAAACCCGGGCTGGCCGCAGTACTGGCTGCGTATCACGAAGATCTGGGACACCGGCGCACGGCTGGCGATCGCGCCGAAGGACGCCCAGCGCGCGGCGTGGGACGGCTACGACTTCGCGGCGCTGAGGATCGCCCCGAGCTGA
- a CDS encoding TetR/AcrR family transcriptional regulator, whose amino-acid sequence MPSRAETQDRNRRALVTAAVDLIAAQGYRAATVEAIAAKADLTTGAVYSAFGGKRELFVAAIEHCRAEQALDLTGGSPVEVLRRFGASMAAAGATADARRLFRFEAELVPLILHDPVLAQRLHQDPLVAELTEALTRAGQQDAERVAMSAAALARGLLQQWLLRGDEVDAALVTDACAALAGLLELEGLGGV is encoded by the coding sequence GTGCCGAGCAGAGCCGAGACCCAGGACCGCAACCGCCGCGCGTTGGTCACCGCGGCCGTCGACCTGATCGCCGCGCAGGGCTACCGGGCCGCGACCGTCGAGGCGATCGCGGCCAAGGCGGACCTCACCACGGGCGCGGTCTACTCCGCGTTCGGCGGCAAGCGCGAGCTGTTCGTCGCCGCGATCGAGCACTGCCGAGCCGAACAAGCGCTTGACCTGACCGGCGGCAGTCCCGTCGAGGTCCTCCGCCGGTTCGGCGCGTCCATGGCCGCCGCCGGAGCCACCGCGGACGCGCGACGGCTGTTCCGGTTCGAGGCCGAACTGGTGCCGTTGATCCTGCACGATCCCGTGCTCGCCCAACGCCTGCACCAGGACCCGCTGGTCGCCGAGTTGACCGAAGCACTGACCCGAGCCGGACAGCAGGACGCGGAGCGCGTGGCCATGTCGGCCGCCGCGCTCGCCCGTGGACTGCTGCAACAGTGGTTGCTGCGCGGCGACGAAGTCGATGCGGCGCTGGTCACCGATGCCTGTGCGGCGCTAGCCGGTCTTCTTGAACTCGAAGGCCTTGGCGGCGTCTGA
- a CDS encoding ABC transporter substrate-binding protein: MHRRITCALAAMLLVAGCGGAGDQGGSQSGGTAGAPPSTSGFDGTTIRLGVLSPLSGPVAVIGQPLTAGNKIWFDALNQRGGVAGKYKVELVQEDTQYKPDVTVQQYNKVKGNVVAFTQVLGTAPTLAVLPQLKTDKVLAAPASLDALWVREPNLLPVGGPYQIQVINALDHYLTVGGGSKNSRICTMIQDDVYGEAGLQGLQYAAEKYGFTIATAQRYKTGTENFTGQIQALAGCQMVFLTATPTDAGKIWGTAAQAKFAPRWYAQSPAYAAAMAKSPITPYLQQTAIIVAEGTEWGDEKVSGMKDLVSRTTQFGPSQQPDYYLAFGYNQARAMTAVLEKAVQNGNLSRDGILNALNQLGKVSFDGLTDDYQYGPAETRNPPRSSTLFAVDPAKPFGLKTVKYNTSSDAAKAFEFKKTG, from the coding sequence ATGCATCGACGCATCACGTGCGCGTTGGCCGCCATGCTCCTCGTGGCGGGCTGCGGAGGCGCTGGAGATCAAGGCGGGAGCCAGAGCGGCGGCACCGCGGGCGCGCCGCCGTCCACCTCCGGCTTCGACGGGACCACCATCAGGCTCGGTGTGCTCTCGCCGCTGTCCGGGCCGGTCGCGGTGATCGGGCAGCCGCTGACCGCGGGCAACAAGATCTGGTTCGACGCGCTCAACCAGCGCGGCGGCGTGGCCGGGAAGTACAAAGTGGAGCTCGTGCAGGAGGACACCCAGTACAAGCCGGACGTCACCGTGCAGCAGTACAACAAGGTGAAGGGCAACGTGGTCGCGTTCACCCAGGTGCTGGGCACGGCGCCGACTTTGGCGGTGCTGCCGCAGTTGAAGACCGACAAGGTGCTGGCCGCGCCCGCGTCGCTGGACGCGTTGTGGGTGCGTGAACCGAACCTGCTGCCGGTCGGTGGGCCGTACCAGATCCAGGTGATCAACGCTCTCGACCACTACCTGACCGTGGGTGGCGGCAGCAAGAACTCCAGGATCTGCACGATGATCCAGGACGACGTGTACGGCGAAGCGGGGTTGCAGGGCCTGCAGTACGCGGCGGAGAAGTACGGTTTCACCATCGCCACCGCCCAGCGGTACAAGACCGGCACGGAGAACTTCACCGGCCAGATCCAGGCGCTGGCTGGCTGCCAGATGGTGTTCCTGACCGCGACGCCGACCGACGCGGGCAAGATCTGGGGCACGGCGGCGCAGGCGAAGTTCGCGCCGCGCTGGTACGCCCAGTCCCCCGCCTACGCGGCCGCGATGGCGAAGTCGCCGATCACGCCGTACCTGCAGCAGACCGCGATCATCGTGGCCGAGGGCACGGAGTGGGGCGACGAGAAGGTGTCCGGCATGAAGGACCTGGTGTCGCGGACCACGCAGTTCGGGCCCAGCCAGCAACCCGACTACTACCTCGCGTTCGGCTACAACCAGGCGCGGGCGATGACCGCTGTGCTGGAGAAGGCGGTGCAGAACGGCAATCTGTCGCGTGACGGGATCCTGAACGCGCTCAACCAGCTCGGCAAGGTGTCGTTCGACGGGCTGACCGACGACTACCAGTACGGCCCGGCCGAGACGCGCAACCCGCCGCGTTCCAGCACGTTGTTCGCGGTCGACCCGGCGAAACCGTTCGGCTTGAAGACCGTCAAGTACAACACCAGTTCAGACGCCGCCAAGGCCTTCGAGTTCAAGAAGACCGGCTAG
- a CDS encoding branched-chain amino acid ABC transporter permease, protein MAKPHRDLVRDYRQDLRLFGSPTARAGLVAMLVGLVMLPMVVQDDFWLSVLVYVGITAVGAIGLNLLTGYCGQISLGHAFFIGAGAYVTGWVGSDLPLYLWLPAAALVGGMLGAVIGPFALRLRGHYLAIVTLGLVFIGEHLWRNWRGLTGGNSGTSINAQVALGPVDFNRVELAGEVYSRNQGYFWLVWVLVAIVALLVKNLVRTRPGRALQAVRDRDQAAEVIGVRAGRYKIGAFVVSSAIASVAGALFGSYQQFVSPDEWNLLLSIQYIAIVIVGGLGTVFGSILGAVFVGALPALIDRFGDAIPGVRTGVGGEGFISVFALNQAIFGVLIVLFLVFEPRGLAGIWLRIKAYFKSWPFSY, encoded by the coding sequence ATGGCCAAGCCGCACCGCGATCTCGTCCGGGACTACCGGCAGGACCTCCGGCTCTTCGGTTCGCCGACGGCCAGGGCCGGTCTGGTCGCCATGCTCGTCGGCCTGGTGATGCTGCCGATGGTGGTTCAGGACGACTTCTGGCTCTCCGTTCTCGTCTACGTCGGCATCACGGCTGTCGGCGCGATCGGGCTCAACCTGCTGACTGGCTACTGTGGGCAGATTTCGCTCGGGCACGCGTTCTTCATCGGCGCGGGGGCGTACGTCACCGGCTGGGTCGGCAGCGATCTCCCGCTCTACCTGTGGTTGCCGGCGGCGGCGCTCGTGGGCGGGATGCTCGGTGCGGTGATCGGGCCGTTCGCCTTGCGGCTGCGCGGGCACTACCTGGCGATCGTCACGTTGGGGCTGGTGTTCATCGGTGAGCACCTGTGGCGCAACTGGCGCGGTTTGACCGGCGGCAACTCCGGTACGTCCATCAACGCCCAGGTGGCGCTCGGGCCGGTCGACTTCAACCGGGTCGAACTGGCCGGTGAGGTGTATTCGCGCAACCAGGGCTACTTCTGGCTGGTGTGGGTGCTGGTCGCGATCGTCGCGTTGCTGGTCAAGAACCTGGTGCGGACCAGGCCGGGGCGGGCGTTGCAGGCGGTCCGCGACCGGGACCAGGCGGCTGAGGTGATCGGGGTGCGCGCGGGCCGGTACAAGATCGGCGCGTTCGTCGTGTCCAGTGCGATCGCGTCGGTCGCCGGCGCGCTTTTCGGGTCGTACCAGCAGTTCGTCAGCCCGGACGAGTGGAATCTGCTGTTGTCCATCCAGTACATCGCGATCGTCATCGTCGGCGGGCTCGGCACGGTGTTCGGGTCGATTCTCGGTGCGGTCTTCGTCGGGGCGCTGCCCGCGCTGATCGACCGGTTCGGCGACGCCATCCCGGGGGTGCGCACCGGTGTCGGCGGTGAGGGGTTCATCAGCGTCTTCGCGTTGAACCAGGCCATCTTCGGGGTGCTGATCGTGCTGTTCCTCGTCTTCGAGCCACGGGGTCTCGCAGGGATCTGGTTGCGGATCAAGGCTTACTTCAAGTCTTGGCCATTCTCGTACTAG
- a CDS encoding branched-chain amino acid ABC transporter permease — MTAFLQNCFAGLALGSTYALVALGFVVIFKSTGVINFAQGGLLALGAYLGYTFSNNLLLAFGVAILLACLVAAVVGAGFERLVLRRMVGQPPFAVIMITIGLLFVLEPVITAIWGFDNLQVRNPWNIHTVEVGGLVFGVKDLWTIGLTAAVVVGFFLFFKYSSLGLAMRVTAFDPEAALAQGISAKKIYAVSWAIAAALAALAGIAMAAGPGGLSPSIGFIALAAFPAMIVGGMDSPAGAVLGGSLIGLAEALTRGYQDQLFSWAGDNVSVIVPYILMIVVLLIRPYGLLGTKDVRRV, encoded by the coding sequence ATGACTGCCTTCCTGCAGAACTGTTTCGCCGGGCTGGCGTTGGGGTCCACCTACGCCTTGGTCGCGCTGGGTTTCGTGGTCATCTTCAAGTCCACCGGGGTCATCAACTTCGCGCAGGGTGGGTTGCTCGCGCTCGGGGCCTATCTCGGGTACACGTTCTCCAACAACCTGCTGCTCGCGTTCGGGGTGGCGATCTTGCTGGCTTGTCTGGTCGCGGCGGTGGTGGGGGCAGGGTTCGAGCGGCTGGTGTTGCGACGGATGGTCGGGCAGCCGCCGTTCGCGGTCATCATGATCACTATCGGGCTGCTGTTCGTCCTTGAGCCCGTCATCACGGCTATCTGGGGTTTCGACAACCTTCAGGTGCGCAATCCGTGGAACATCCACACCGTTGAGGTCGGTGGGCTGGTGTTCGGGGTCAAGGATTTGTGGACGATCGGGCTCACTGCCGCTGTTGTCGTCGGGTTCTTCCTGTTCTTCAAGTACTCGTCGCTCGGGTTGGCGATGCGTGTGACCGCGTTCGACCCGGAGGCCGCGTTGGCGCAGGGCATCAGTGCCAAGAAGATCTACGCTGTTTCGTGGGCGATCGCGGCGGCGTTGGCTGCGCTGGCTGGGATCGCGATGGCCGCTGGGCCTGGTGGGTTGTCGCCTTCCATCGGGTTCATCGCGCTGGCCGCTTTTCCCGCCATGATCGTCGGTGGGATGGATTCGCCCGCCGGGGCTGTGCTCGGTGGGTCGCTGATCGGGCTGGCCGAGGCGTTGACGCGTGGCTACCAGGACCAGTTGTTCTCCTGGGCCGGGGACAACGTGTCCGTCATCGTTCCGTACATCTTGATGATCGTCGTTCTGCTGATCCGGCCTTACGGGCTGCTGGGAACCAAGGACGTGAGGCGAGTCTGA